A stretch of the Pedobacter sp. MC2016-14 genome encodes the following:
- the rho gene encoding transcription termination factor Rho → MFNKSELNEKLTAELRELAKAQGILNADELRKAELVEIMAQITELEPATVAEDAKPASKPVPAKLAKAATAEKPLRKRTRIAKDDKEVQPDVAEKPTLFDEKAPEVLSEVELQESLTAHFKKNKPEPEPIVAAEAVLAPEKTVIAKAAPLQSAPSQNNNVVNAPQQIKNRPQRDEQRQKNQNNNNGNGNNNGNQKQAENSYSNLDFDNTITNEGVLEIMPDSYGFLRSADYNYLSSPDDIYVSQSQIKLFGLKTGDTVRGSIRPPKEGEKYFPLVKVEAINGRLPAEVRDRVPFDYLTPLFPTERLNLFTETNNYSTRIIDLFTPIGKGQRGLIVAQPKTGKTNLLKEVANAIAKNHPEVYLIILLIDERPEEVTDMARSVRAEVIASTFDEPAERHVKIANIVLEKAKRLVECGHDVVILLDSITRLARAYNTTAPASGKILSGGVDANALHKPKRFFGAARNIEKGGSLTILATALTETGSKMDEVIFEEFKGTGNMELQLDRKLSNKRIFPAIDITASSTRRDDLLHDRDTLQRVWILRNHLADMNAQEAMEFVQAQIRNTKSNEEFLTSMNG, encoded by the coding sequence ATGTTTAATAAAAGCGAACTAAATGAAAAGCTCACTGCCGAATTGCGTGAGTTGGCTAAAGCCCAGGGTATACTAAACGCTGATGAATTACGTAAAGCAGAACTGGTAGAAATTATGGCTCAGATTACCGAGCTTGAGCCGGCAACCGTAGCAGAAGATGCTAAGCCAGCTTCTAAACCAGTGCCTGCTAAATTGGCGAAGGCAGCTACCGCCGAAAAGCCTTTAAGAAAAAGAACACGCATTGCTAAAGACGACAAGGAAGTACAGCCGGACGTTGCTGAAAAGCCTACACTGTTTGATGAAAAAGCACCTGAAGTTCTTTCTGAAGTTGAATTACAAGAATCCTTAACGGCGCATTTTAAAAAGAATAAACCGGAACCGGAACCAATAGTTGCTGCTGAGGCTGTACTTGCACCTGAAAAAACAGTAATTGCAAAGGCTGCGCCTCTGCAATCGGCACCATCTCAAAATAACAATGTTGTTAATGCGCCACAGCAAATTAAAAACAGGCCACAAAGAGACGAGCAGCGACAAAAAAATCAAAACAACAATAATGGCAATGGCAATAACAACGGAAACCAGAAACAAGCTGAAAACAGCTATTCAAACCTGGATTTCGACAATACCATTACCAATGAAGGCGTACTGGAAATTATGCCAGACAGCTATGGTTTTCTAAGATCAGCTGATTACAATTACCTTTCTTCTCCTGATGATATCTATGTATCGCAATCACAAATTAAACTTTTTGGTTTAAAAACAGGCGATACCGTACGTGGAAGTATCCGTCCGCCAAAAGAAGGTGAAAAGTATTTTCCACTGGTAAAAGTTGAGGCCATCAATGGCCGCTTACCGGCAGAGGTTAGAGATCGTGTTCCTTTTGACTACCTAACGCCACTTTTCCCTACAGAAAGATTAAACCTTTTCACAGAAACCAATAATTACAGTACACGTATTATTGACCTGTTTACCCCAATTGGTAAAGGTCAGCGTGGTCTGATTGTAGCCCAGCCAAAAACTGGTAAAACTAACCTCCTTAAAGAGGTTGCAAATGCAATTGCAAAAAACCATCCTGAAGTTTACCTGATCATTTTGTTAATTGACGAACGTCCGGAAGAGGTTACAGATATGGCAAGAAGTGTAAGGGCTGAAGTTATTGCTTCAACTTTTGATGAACCTGCAGAACGCCATGTTAAAATTGCAAATATCGTTTTAGAAAAAGCAAAACGTTTGGTAGAATGTGGTCACGATGTTGTGATTTTGCTGGATTCGATTACACGTTTAGCCCGTGCCTATAATACTACTGCTCCTGCATCTGGTAAAATTTTGTCTGGTGGTGTGGATGCAAACGCACTTCATAAACCGAAACGTTTCTTTGGTGCAGCCCGTAATATTGAAAAAGGTGGTTCCCTTACCATTCTAGCCACGGCTCTAACAGAAACAGGTTCTAAAATGGACGAGGTGATCTTTGAAGAGTTTAAAGGTACCGGAAATATGGAACTACAGCTTGACCGTAAATTGTCTAACAAACGGATATTCCCTGCAATTGACATTACGGCCTCAAGTACCAGAAGAGATGATTTATTGCATGATAGAGATACCCTTCAACGCGTTTGGATTTTAAGAAATCACCTGGCAGACATGAATGCCCAGGAAGCGATGGAGTTTGTTCAGGCTCAAATCAGAAATACAAAATCTAATGAGGAATTCTTAACTTCGATGAACGGTTAA
- the pyrF gene encoding orotidine-5'-phosphate decarboxylase, protein MNKEQLFTQIQKKKSFLCVGLDPVLEQIPVHLLKYNDPILEFNKQIIDATKDLCVAYKPNTAFYECRGAKGWATLTDTWQYIPEDLFTIADAKRGDIGNTSAMYADAFFNKDKTEMSFDAITVAPYMGKDSVSPFLKYSDKWVILLALTSNEGHADFQLLETGNGKLHEEVIRASSKWANSDQLMYVVGATRGSAFKEIRRLAPDNFLLVPGVGAQGGSLADVCEFGFNDKCGLLVNSSRGIIFAGKGEDFAEKAREEALKLQQEMEVLLKAASLI, encoded by the coding sequence ATGAATAAAGAGCAACTGTTTACCCAAATTCAAAAGAAAAAGTCGTTTTTGTGTGTAGGGCTTGATCCGGTATTGGAGCAAATACCTGTACACCTGTTAAAATACAATGATCCAATTTTGGAATTTAACAAGCAAATTATAGATGCTACCAAAGATTTATGTGTAGCCTATAAGCCTAATACAGCTTTTTATGAGTGCAGGGGCGCTAAAGGTTGGGCAACACTCACAGATACCTGGCAATACATCCCTGAAGATCTATTTACCATTGCTGATGCGAAACGCGGAGACATTGGCAATACCTCTGCCATGTACGCTGATGCATTTTTCAATAAAGATAAGACGGAAATGAGCTTTGATGCCATTACCGTAGCGCCATATATGGGCAAAGACTCCGTAAGCCCATTTTTAAAATATTCTGATAAATGGGTGATTTTACTGGCCTTAACGTCCAACGAAGGACATGCTGATTTTCAACTTTTAGAGACCGGGAATGGCAAATTGCATGAAGAGGTAATCCGGGCTTCCTCTAAATGGGCTAACAGCGATCAGCTCATGTATGTAGTTGGCGCAACACGCGGTTCGGCATTTAAAGAAATTAGAAGACTGGCTCCTGATAATTTTCTTCTTGTACCAGGGGTTGGTGCACAGGGGGGGAGCCTTGCAGATGTTTGCGAGTTTGGGTTCAATGATAAATGCGGATTATTGGTGAATTCTTCAAGGGGAATTATATTTGCGGGTAAGGGCGAAGATTTTGCTGAAAAGGCAAGAGAGGAGGCGCTTAAACTTCAGCAAGAAATGGAGGTTCTTCTTAAGGCAGCCTCACTAATCTAG
- a CDS encoding DUF2851 family protein, whose protein sequence is MDFKEDFLHFLWRFRLFAGSDLHCTTGEKLVIVHPGILNSDAGPDFSEAKLQIGNTIWVGHVELHLRSSYWFMHHHQYDDAYDSVVLHVVYEHDATVYRKDGSHIPCFVLKGLFKTQLLLTYQQFLNSAQSFPCEKQIAEVPSVYVNGFMARLITERLNTKAQQIYSKLKSSQGNWAKVFYCFMAANFGLKVNTIPFELLADSIPYQLFDKHSNEPMLIEALIFGQAGFLNGHFVEAYPLKLKQEYNYLQQKYQLKPIAVSLWKFLRMRPQSFPTIRLAQFSALLASSTHLFSKLMDISDVKVMQQMFLNLPVHPYWNTHYHFGKPTAPKNNQLGMVTVNGLIINGVILFLYAYGKYINDTMLVERALNLLEQLPAEKNAVVKKYEDAGLVIASAFESQALLQLNKNYCTQKKCLNCVVGIKILNK, encoded by the coding sequence ATGGATTTTAAAGAGGATTTTCTCCATTTTTTATGGAGATTCAGACTTTTTGCCGGTTCCGACCTACATTGTACTACTGGCGAAAAACTTGTAATCGTACATCCCGGCATCTTAAATTCAGATGCAGGCCCGGATTTTAGTGAGGCAAAATTACAGATAGGTAACACCATATGGGTTGGCCATGTAGAACTTCATTTACGTTCTTCTTATTGGTTTATGCATCATCATCAGTACGATGATGCTTACGATTCTGTTGTTCTGCATGTAGTTTATGAGCATGATGCTACAGTTTATCGAAAGGATGGGAGCCACATTCCTTGTTTTGTATTAAAAGGTCTTTTTAAAACTCAGTTGTTGCTTACTTACCAGCAATTTCTAAATTCAGCTCAATCTTTTCCCTGCGAAAAGCAAATTGCAGAGGTTCCTTCAGTGTATGTAAATGGTTTTATGGCCCGTTTAATCACTGAGCGGTTAAACACTAAAGCTCAACAAATTTATAGTAAGCTTAAATCCAGCCAGGGCAACTGGGCCAAAGTTTTTTATTGTTTTATGGCGGCAAATTTTGGTTTAAAGGTCAACACCATTCCATTCGAATTGCTTGCAGATTCGATCCCTTATCAACTTTTTGATAAGCATAGCAATGAACCCATGCTAATTGAAGCATTAATTTTTGGGCAGGCAGGATTTTTAAATGGACATTTTGTTGAGGCTTATCCCTTAAAATTAAAGCAAGAATACAATTACCTGCAGCAGAAATATCAATTAAAACCAATTGCTGTTTCGCTTTGGAAATTTTTAAGAATGCGTCCGCAAAGTTTTCCAACCATACGGCTTGCGCAGTTTTCAGCATTACTGGCAAGCTCTACTCATTTATTTTCTAAACTAATGGACATCAGTGATGTAAAAGTAATGCAGCAAATGTTTTTAAATTTACCTGTACACCCTTATTGGAACACACATTATCATTTTGGTAAACCAACAGCCCCTAAAAATAACCAACTGGGTATGGTGACTGTAAATGGCTTAATTATTAATGGCGTTATCTTATTTTTGTATGCGTATGGAAAATACATCAATGATACCATGTTGGTAGAAAGAGCGTTAAATTTATTAGAACAATTGCCGGCAGAAAAGAATGCTGTGGTAAAAAAATATGAAGATGCTGGATTGGTTATTGCTAGTGCATTTGAGTCACAAGCCTTGCTTCAATTAAATAAAAATTATTGTACTCAAAAAAAATGCTTAAATTGTGTTGTCGGAATAAAAATTTTAAACAAGTAG
- a CDS encoding PspC domain-containing protein encodes MFQRIVTFFEKQSFGVCTYLAERLNMSISKIRLFFIYSSFLAVGFPIVFYVLAALVLDVRHYVKKIRLRIWDV; translated from the coding sequence ATGTTTCAGCGTATAGTTACTTTTTTCGAAAAACAGAGTTTTGGGGTATGTACCTATCTTGCTGAACGGCTAAATATGTCTATCAGTAAAATCAGGCTGTTTTTTATTTATTCGTCTTTTTTAGCAGTTGGTTTTCCAATTGTATTTTATGTTTTGGCGGCTCTTGTGCTGGATGTGCGGCATTATGTTAAAAAAATCAGGCTTCGCATCTGGGATGTTTAA
- a CDS encoding DNA translocase FtsK 4TM domain-containing protein, which translates to MALKGNQFKSNSFKNESAEGEGGKRGSKPQKDRVVHLPSFDFQDGRFIKILGLFFIVLSLYFLIAFTSYLFTWQDDYSYVIDANGGWSNLFKSLEELKSANVTPVVQNWLGKFGALLAHQFIFEWFGVASFLFAFVFFVVGYRLLFKVKIFPLEKTLGYSLFFLLLISLTLGFSHSFFAEAPHYLEGEFGYWTNKLLLVQIGVAGVGGLIAFLILTILIIAYNIDFKIPERKHIIDEVVPEPEFDNVRMPQNMPQQDLVENVPPAPVEFSVNDRYAQQQKKEQNIVLTPSRFEEKPEVEEILLPVAPVVNTLSVPASLSLTIENPADLEEAVEPLEKEDEEPVSPALTIAKTAEEKTSEDLVEQFGAYDPTLDLASYKYPTLDLLENYGSNKISVNADELEANKNKIVETLNHYNIEIDKIKATIGPTVTLYEIIPAPGVRISKIKNLEDDIALSLAALGIRIIAPMPGKGTIGIEVPNMHPEMVSMRSILATEKFQQNDMELPIALGKTISNEVYIGDLAKMPHLLVAGATGQGKSVGINSILVSLLYKKHPSQLKFVLVDPKKVELTLFNKIERHFLAKLPGEADAIITDTKKVIHTLNSLCIEMDQRYDLLKDAQVRNLKEYNEKFIKRKLNPNNLHRFLPYIVLIVDEFADLMMTAGKEVETPIARLAQLARAVGIHLVLATQRPSVNIITGTIKANFPARLAFRVLSKIDSRTILDSGGADQLIGRGDMLLSTGNDLIRLQCAFVDTPEVDRISEFIGNQRGYPEAYQLPEYLDEAAENAKMDFDASDRDSMFEDAARLIVMHQQGSTSLIQRKLKLGYNRAGRIIDQLEAAGVVGPFEGSKAREVLLPDEYALEQFLDNMKNDQ; encoded by the coding sequence ATGGCGCTAAAGGGAAACCAGTTTAAGTCCAATTCATTTAAAAACGAATCTGCCGAGGGCGAAGGGGGAAAGCGCGGTAGCAAACCGCAAAAGGATCGGGTTGTTCATCTGCCTTCGTTTGATTTTCAGGATGGGCGGTTCATCAAAATCCTTGGACTTTTCTTTATTGTTCTGTCGCTATATTTTTTAATTGCATTTACCTCTTATCTTTTTACCTGGCAAGATGATTACAGTTATGTAATTGATGCCAATGGAGGGTGGAGTAATCTTTTTAAAAGTTTAGAAGAACTTAAGTCGGCCAATGTAACTCCAGTTGTTCAAAACTGGTTGGGTAAATTTGGTGCTTTACTGGCACATCAGTTCATCTTTGAGTGGTTTGGTGTGGCTTCTTTTTTATTTGCCTTCGTTTTCTTTGTAGTAGGCTATCGCCTTTTGTTTAAGGTTAAGATTTTTCCACTCGAAAAAACACTGGGTTATAGTTTGTTCTTTTTGCTGCTTATTTCTCTTACACTGGGTTTTTCTCATTCCTTTTTTGCAGAAGCACCGCATTATCTGGAAGGAGAATTTGGGTATTGGACCAATAAACTACTGCTGGTTCAAATTGGTGTTGCTGGTGTGGGCGGCTTAATTGCTTTTCTTATACTCACCATACTTATTATCGCCTATAATATAGACTTTAAAATACCAGAGCGTAAGCACATTATTGATGAAGTTGTGCCGGAACCTGAATTTGATAATGTCCGGATGCCTCAAAATATGCCACAACAAGATTTGGTAGAAAACGTTCCGCCGGCTCCTGTAGAATTTAGTGTGAATGACCGTTACGCTCAACAACAAAAGAAAGAACAAAATATCGTTCTCACCCCAAGCCGTTTTGAAGAAAAGCCAGAGGTTGAAGAGATTTTACTTCCGGTAGCGCCTGTTGTCAATACCTTAAGTGTTCCAGCTTCATTGTCCTTAACTATCGAAAATCCGGCAGATCTTGAAGAAGCTGTTGAACCATTAGAAAAAGAAGATGAAGAGCCTGTAAGTCCAGCTTTAACGATCGCTAAAACCGCAGAAGAAAAAACCTCTGAGGATCTGGTTGAACAGTTTGGAGCTTATGATCCTACTTTAGATTTGGCAAGTTATAAGTACCCTACGCTGGATTTACTTGAAAATTACGGTTCCAATAAAATCTCTGTAAATGCAGATGAACTGGAAGCCAATAAAAATAAAATTGTAGAAACTTTAAACCACTACAATATAGAAATTGACAAAATTAAGGCTACTATAGGTCCAACTGTAACCTTGTACGAAATTATTCCAGCTCCAGGTGTAAGGATTTCTAAGATCAAAAATCTTGAAGATGATATCGCCCTTAGTTTAGCTGCATTGGGTATTCGTATTATAGCGCCTATGCCAGGTAAGGGTACTATTGGTATTGAGGTGCCTAACATGCATCCAGAAATGGTTTCTATGCGCAGTATCCTTGCTACAGAGAAGTTTCAACAAAATGATATGGAATTGCCTATTGCCCTTGGTAAAACAATTTCAAATGAGGTTTATATTGGCGATCTAGCTAAGATGCCCCATTTATTAGTTGCAGGAGCTACGGGTCAGGGTAAATCTGTAGGTATCAATTCCATTTTGGTTTCGCTTCTATATAAAAAGCATCCCTCACAGCTAAAGTTCGTGCTAGTAGATCCTAAAAAGGTAGAGCTTACTTTGTTTAATAAAATTGAGCGGCATTTTCTGGCTAAACTTCCCGGTGAAGCAGACGCGATTATAACCGATACAAAAAAGGTAATTCATACCTTAAATTCCTTATGTATTGAAATGGACCAGCGGTATGATTTGTTAAAAGATGCCCAGGTTAGGAACTTGAAGGAGTATAACGAAAAGTTCATCAAGAGAAAGCTGAACCCAAATAATCTGCATCGTTTTTTACCTTATATTGTACTGATTGTTGATGAGTTTGCAGATTTAATGATGACAGCTGGTAAAGAAGTTGAGACACCGATAGCGCGTTTGGCCCAGTTGGCGCGTGCAGTTGGAATCCACTTGGTATTGGCTACCCAACGTCCTTCGGTAAACATTATTACTGGTACCATTAAGGCCAATTTCCCGGCAAGGCTAGCCTTTAGGGTATTGTCCAAAATAGATTCCAGGACTATTCTAGATAGTGGAGGAGCAGATCAATTAATTGGAAGGGGAGATATGTTGCTTTCTACCGGAAATGACCTGATTCGTTTACAGTGTGCTTTTGTTGATACCCCTGAGGTAGATCGTATCTCCGAATTTATTGGTAACCAGAGAGGTTATCCAGAAGCTTATCAGCTTCCTGAATATCTGGATGAAGCAGCGGAAAACGCCAAGATGGATTTTGATGCTTCAGACCGTGACAGTATGTTTGAAGATGCGGCAAGATTAATTGTGATGCACCAGCAGGGTTCTACTTCGCTTATTCAGCGTAAGCTGAAGTTGGGATATAACCGGGCAGGTAGAATTATTGATCAACTGGAAGCTGCCGGGGTGGTAGGTCCTTTTGAAGGTAGCAAA